The following coding sequences lie in one Alosa sapidissima isolate fAloSap1 chromosome 15, fAloSap1.pri, whole genome shotgun sequence genomic window:
- the pgr gene encoding progesterone receptor: MESINSTVDSCTGKRVNDFIEKYPDAGGDNSTGYKETTVCFSTGLSSFGNVTTLCTEPESISESVVLKCVTDKVFNKKYSDRTEEYIKSEHDPWNLSKSFQMKQSVSPESSQSSSASTALQGDMCKFIKDEKEPSLIMDPHGSDLDLTSNVSATNSCYNNGKKQQFDFMVDVPSFPSHSNGQLSSSPNIFVDLNQSNARQPFPESVSGKGMVNYDVINQQASQQHLFICKNEMSRWPLQSSTADSQVWGQPMGMTEEQHHQAAYSSTDGINTGFLQRPSNNYTTYSGMPPQRVCVICGDEASGCHYGVVTCGSCKVFFKRAVEGHHNYLCAGRNDCIVDKIRRKNCPACRLRKCYQAGMMLGGRKLKRFGAMKAMGLPSSLMFQSPMALAGDCQTMTTMPCMPSLRELQLSPQIISILDSIEPEVVYSGFDNSQPDMPNQLLNSLNRLCERQLLRIVRWSKSLPGFRSLHISDQMTLIQYSWMNLMVFSLGWRTFQNVTSEYLYFAPDLILSQERMKKSPIYELCLAMQVIPQEFANLQVTREEFLCMKALMLLNTVPLEGLKSQNQFDEMRQNYIHELTKAIHIKEKGLVASSQRFYHLTKVMDAMHEIVKKVNLYCLSTFIQADAMKVEFPEMMSEVIASQLPKVLAGMVKPLLFHNK, encoded by the exons ATGGAAAGTATTAATTCCACTGTAGATTCATGTACTGGCAAAAGAGTAAATGACTTCATAGAAAAATATCCGGACGCTGGAGGCGACAATTCAACTGGCTATAAGGAGACGACGGTTTGCTTCTCCACCGGTCTGAGTAGTTTCGGAAATGTGACAACTTTATGCACAGAGCCTGAATCAATCAGCGAGAGCGTCGTCCTCAAATGCGTAACAGACAAAGTGTTTAACAAAAAGTACAGCGATCGTACGGAAGAATATATTAAATCCGAGCACGACCCGTGGAATCTTAGCAAATCATTTCAGATGAAGCAGTCTGTGTCTCCTGAAAGTTCGCAAAGCTCATCTGCGTCAACTGCATTACAGGGAGATATGTGCAAGTTTATAAAAGATGAGAAAGAACCGTCTCTCATAATGGATCCTCACGGTTCCGATCTTGATCTGACATCAAACGTGTCTGCCACGAACAGTTGTTACAACAATGGCAAGAAACAGCAATTCGACTTTATGGTCGACGTGCCATCGTTCCCAAGCCACAGCAATGGCCAACTCAGCAGTTCTCCGAACATATTTGTCGATTTGAACCAGAGTAACGCACGACAACCATTTCCTGAGAGCGTCTCTGGGAAAGGTATGGTTAATTATGATGTGATAAACCAACAGGCATCTCAGCAGCATCTGTTCATTTGCAAGAACGAAATGTCCAGATGGCCGCTTCAGTCCTCAACTGCGGACAGTCAAGTTTGGGGTCAGCCCATGGGAATGACCGAAGAGCAGCACCATCAAGCGGCATATTCCTCAACTGATGGGATCAACACAGGTTTTCTTCAGAGGCCCTCGAACAACTACACCACATATTCTGG CATGCCTCCTCAAAGAGTGTGTGTCATCTGCGGAGATGAGGCCTCTGGTTGTCACTATGGGGTTGTCACATGCGGAAGCTGCAAAGTATTTTTCAAAAGGGCAGTTGAAG GCCATCATAACTATCTTTGTGCTGGGAGAAATGACTGCATCGTGGATAAGATTAGAAGAAAAAATTGCCCCGCATGTCGTCTCAGGAAGTGTTACCAAGCTGGCATGATGTTGGGAG GACGAAAACTGAAGCGATTTGGGGCCATGAAGGCCATGGGGCTACCCTCGTCCCTGATGTTCCAGTCCCCCATGGCTCTCGCAGGGGATTGCCAGACCATGACCACGATGCCCTGCATGCCCAGCTTAAGAGAGCTCCAGCTCTCCCCGCAGATCATCAGTATACTAGACAGCATTGAGCCAGAGGTGGTCTACTCTGGCTTTGACAACTCCCAGCCTGATATGCCTAACCAGCTGCTTAACAGCCTGAATCGGCTTTGTGAGAGGCAACTTCTGCGGATTGTCAGATGGTCAAAGTCACTCCCAG GATTTCGTAGTCTGCATATTAGTGACCAGATGACGCTGATCCAGTACTCTTGGATGAACCTGATGGTTTTTTCTCTGGGCTGGAGGACTTTTCAAAATGTTACCAGTGAATACTTATACTTTGCCCCTGATCTCATTCTCAGCCA AGAGCGGATGAAAAAGTCACCAATCTATGAGCTGTGCCTGGCAATGCAGGTCATCCCACAAGAGTTTGCTAATCTTCAGGTGACCAGGGAAGAATTTCTCTGCATGAAAGCCCTGATGCTTCTCAACACTG TGCCACTAGAGGGTCTAAAAAGCCAAAACCAGTTTGATGAAATGAGACAGAACTACATCCATGAGCTGACCAAAGCCATCCACATCAAGGAGAAAGGGTTGGTGGCCAGCTCTCAGCGCTTCTATCACCTAACCAAAGTCATGGATGCCATGCATGAG ATTGTGAAGAAGGTCAACCTGTACTGCCTGAGCACCTTTATCCAGGCAGACGCCATGAAGGTTGAGTTCCCAGAGATGATGTCAGAGGTGATTGCTTCACAGTTACCAAAGGTTTTGGCAGGTATGGTGAAGCCTCTTTTGTTTCACAACAAGTGA
- the ccdc9 gene encoding coiled-coil domain-containing protein 9 isoform X2 → MSAAVEIKTKEEKDAELDRRIEALRKKNQALVRRYQEIEEDKKKAEDEGIAVTLPRRTRGGHEHDDWPKPEKESFTVTVDLSKPGAVNRVVNDRRAAAPHVSEKGDAPRSGGEGPSHRPGMVWARGGQRGGGPRPERRDPRPERHDPHSDRPPRDDEGGERPARGGRGPRGGRRGRGGPGPGPGPDTDRKSKEWEEKRRQNIAMMNEEMEKIAEYERGQKADGEKPIRNFLDDPRRSGPVPDMDRKEGSRRHVRNWGGLDFESVKTGAEMEKEWMSHRSGGKGSVDMTLSMTGRERAEYLRWKKEREQIDEERLARHRNATGQWRREWDAEKTDTMFKETPEGAGDLTPRQGGRRDENKRAPRAPKFGDFLGSGSRDGDRKGRVPKKGRGQDNYSMHDNRWKSEKEEEKGQEEEHETGKEKPSNETTEVKDEVEKPAPAGTSEAGTAEEDEDEWEDASDGDDEDELEDAPDTPPRAPATSSPKERRAPVVHIPPPQDAQASPEGDDFAVAAEVVDKTTEAPAEEAIQQSDSSLPPKEEQTDDAQAPNASKDAEDAEDVVSPTTEPPPNEAEENPPDQPASG, encoded by the exons ATG TCTGCTGCCGTTGAAATTAAGACAAAGGAGGAAAAGGATGCTGAGCTTGACAGACGGATCGAAGCACTTCGTAAAAAGAACCAGGCTCTAGTCAGGAGGTATCAG GAAATAGAGGAGGACAAGAAAAAGGCAGAGGATGAGGGCATTGCCGTGACACTTCCTCGAAGGACCCGTGGTGGCCATGAGCACGATGACTGGCCAAAGCCTGAGAAGGAAAGCTTCACTGTGACCGTAGACCTCTCCAAACCTGGAGCG GTAAACCGCGTGGTAAATGACCGGAGAGCAGCAGCTCCGCACGTCTCAGAGAAGGGCGATGCTCCCCGGTCAGGTGGTGAAGGCCCGTCTCACAGGCCTGGGATGGTGTGGGCAAGGGGTGGGCAGAGAGGTGGAGGTCCTCGGCCAGAGAGGAGGGACCCCCGGCCAGAGAGACACGACCCCCACTCTGACAGACCACCGAGAGACGATGAGGGGGGAGAAAGGCCGGCCCGAGGGGGTCGCGGTCCACGTGGTGGGAGGAGAGGGCGAGGtggcccaggcccaggcccaggcccagacacagacagaaaatCTAAG GAGtgggaggagaaaaggagacagAACATTGCTATGATGAATGAGGAGATGGAGAAAATCGCTGAATATGAAAGAGGTCAAAAG GCCGATGGTGAAAAACCCATCAGAAACTTTCTAGATGACCCACGTCGCTCTGGCCCAGTCCCAGACATGGATCGCAAAGAGGGCAGCCGCCGGCACGTCCGCAACTGGGGTGGGCTGGACTTTGAGAGTGTGAAGACAGGAGCTGAGATGGAGAAGGAGTGGATG AGTCACCGGTCAGGAGGCAAAGGCTCAGTAGACATGACTCTGTCCATGACGGGCCGAGAGCGTGCCGAGTACCTGCGCTGGAAAAAGGAACGGGAGCAGATTGACGAGGAGCGGCTGGCTCGTCATCGTAATGCCACGGGTCAGTGGAGACGAGAATGGGACGCTGAGAAGACAGACACTAT GTTTAAGGAGACCCCTGAAGGAGCTGGTGACCTCACGCCAAGACAAGGTGGCAGAAGAG ATGAGAACAAAAGAGCCCCCAGGGCACCGAAGTTTGGGGATTTCTTGGGAAGCGGCTCTCGAGATGGGGACCGCAAGGGTAGAGTCCCCAAGAAGGGACGAGGCCAGGACAACTATAG CATGCACGATAATCGCTGGAAAtcagaaaaagaggaggagaaagggcaGGAAGAGGAACATGAAACAGGAAAAGAAAAACCTTCCAATGAGACGACTGAG GTGAAGGATGAGGTGGAAAAACCAGCTCCCGCAGGGACTTCAGAGGCCGGCACAgcagaggaggacgaggacgagTGGGAGGACGCCAGTGACGGAGACGATGAAGACGAATTGGAGGACGCCCCCGACACGCCGCCACGGGCGCCCGCCACATCGAGCCCGAAAGAGAGGCGCGCGCCGGTGGTCCACATCCCTCCCCCGCAGGATGCCCAGGCGTCTCCAGAGGGGG ACGACTTTGCAGTCGCTGCAGAGGTGGTGGATAAGACCACTGAAGCACCTGCCGAAGAGGCCATCCAGCAGTCCGATTCCTCCTTGCCACCCAAGGAAGAACAGACTGATGACGCACAGGCACCCAACGCATCAAAGG acGCTGAGGATGCTGAGGATGTTGTGTCCCCCACCACAGAGCCACCACCGAATGAAGCAGAAGAAAATCCCCCCGATCAGCCTGCCTCAG GTTGA
- the ccdc9 gene encoding coiled-coil domain-containing protein 9 isoform X1 — translation MSAAVEIKTKEEKDAELDRRIEALRKKNQALVRRYQEIEEDKKKAEDEGIAVTLPRRTRGGHEHDDWPKPEKESFTVTVDLSKPGAVNRVVNDRRAAAPHVSEKGDAPRSGGEGPSHRPGMVWARGGQRGGGPRPERRDPRPERHDPHSDRPPRDDEGGERPARGGRGPRGGRRGRGGPGPGPGPDTDRKSKEWEEKRRQNIAMMNEEMEKIAEYERGQKADGEKPIRNFLDDPRRSGPVPDMDRKEGSRRHVRNWGGLDFESVKTGAEMEKEWMSHRSGGKGSVDMTLSMTGRERAEYLRWKKEREQIDEERLARHRNATGQWRREWDAEKTDTMFKETPEGAGDLTPRQGGRRDENKRAPRAPKFGDFLGSGSRDGDRKGRVPKKGRGQDNYSMHDNRWKSEKEEEKGQEEEHETGKEKPSNETTEVKDEVEKPAPAGTSEAGTAEEDEDEWEDASDGDDEDELEDAPDTPPRAPATSSPKERRAPVVHIPPPQDAQASPEGGKPLSPFSPLEGHQPVTDWGEEMEMQYPRTSMEESPLRPSSSSETNTSQENKGQDSTAHTDDFAVAAEVVDKTTEAPAEEAIQQSDSSLPPKEEQTDDAQAPNASKDAEDAEDVVSPTTEPPPNEAEENPPDQPASG, via the exons ATG TCTGCTGCCGTTGAAATTAAGACAAAGGAGGAAAAGGATGCTGAGCTTGACAGACGGATCGAAGCACTTCGTAAAAAGAACCAGGCTCTAGTCAGGAGGTATCAG GAAATAGAGGAGGACAAGAAAAAGGCAGAGGATGAGGGCATTGCCGTGACACTTCCTCGAAGGACCCGTGGTGGCCATGAGCACGATGACTGGCCAAAGCCTGAGAAGGAAAGCTTCACTGTGACCGTAGACCTCTCCAAACCTGGAGCG GTAAACCGCGTGGTAAATGACCGGAGAGCAGCAGCTCCGCACGTCTCAGAGAAGGGCGATGCTCCCCGGTCAGGTGGTGAAGGCCCGTCTCACAGGCCTGGGATGGTGTGGGCAAGGGGTGGGCAGAGAGGTGGAGGTCCTCGGCCAGAGAGGAGGGACCCCCGGCCAGAGAGACACGACCCCCACTCTGACAGACCACCGAGAGACGATGAGGGGGGAGAAAGGCCGGCCCGAGGGGGTCGCGGTCCACGTGGTGGGAGGAGAGGGCGAGGtggcccaggcccaggcccaggcccagacacagacagaaaatCTAAG GAGtgggaggagaaaaggagacagAACATTGCTATGATGAATGAGGAGATGGAGAAAATCGCTGAATATGAAAGAGGTCAAAAG GCCGATGGTGAAAAACCCATCAGAAACTTTCTAGATGACCCACGTCGCTCTGGCCCAGTCCCAGACATGGATCGCAAAGAGGGCAGCCGCCGGCACGTCCGCAACTGGGGTGGGCTGGACTTTGAGAGTGTGAAGACAGGAGCTGAGATGGAGAAGGAGTGGATG AGTCACCGGTCAGGAGGCAAAGGCTCAGTAGACATGACTCTGTCCATGACGGGCCGAGAGCGTGCCGAGTACCTGCGCTGGAAAAAGGAACGGGAGCAGATTGACGAGGAGCGGCTGGCTCGTCATCGTAATGCCACGGGTCAGTGGAGACGAGAATGGGACGCTGAGAAGACAGACACTAT GTTTAAGGAGACCCCTGAAGGAGCTGGTGACCTCACGCCAAGACAAGGTGGCAGAAGAG ATGAGAACAAAAGAGCCCCCAGGGCACCGAAGTTTGGGGATTTCTTGGGAAGCGGCTCTCGAGATGGGGACCGCAAGGGTAGAGTCCCCAAGAAGGGACGAGGCCAGGACAACTATAG CATGCACGATAATCGCTGGAAAtcagaaaaagaggaggagaaagggcaGGAAGAGGAACATGAAACAGGAAAAGAAAAACCTTCCAATGAGACGACTGAG GTGAAGGATGAGGTGGAAAAACCAGCTCCCGCAGGGACTTCAGAGGCCGGCACAgcagaggaggacgaggacgagTGGGAGGACGCCAGTGACGGAGACGATGAAGACGAATTGGAGGACGCCCCCGACACGCCGCCACGGGCGCCCGCCACATCGAGCCCGAAAGAGAGGCGCGCGCCGGTGGTCCACATCCCTCCCCCGCAGGATGCCCAGGCGTCTCCAGAGGGGGGTAAGCCACTcagccccttctctcctctggaGGGCCATCAGCCCGTCACTGACTGgggggaggagatggagatgcAGTACCCCCGCACCAGCATGGAGGAAAGCCCACTCAGGCCTAGCAGCAGCTCAGAGACTAACACCAGTCAGGAGAACAAGGGACAGGActcaacagcacacacag ACGACTTTGCAGTCGCTGCAGAGGTGGTGGATAAGACCACTGAAGCACCTGCCGAAGAGGCCATCCAGCAGTCCGATTCCTCCTTGCCACCCAAGGAAGAACAGACTGATGACGCACAGGCACCCAACGCATCAAAGG acGCTGAGGATGCTGAGGATGTTGTGTCCCCCACCACAGAGCCACCACCGAATGAAGCAGAAGAAAATCCCCCCGATCAGCCTGCCTCAG GTTGA